A genomic segment from Colletotrichum higginsianum IMI 349063 chromosome 5, whole genome shotgun sequence encodes:
- a CDS encoding Major facilitator superfamily transporter, with protein MFSRQSVYQKLDSVSEIEGSCCDSDDRGSIYQPDLKSRYYLSQMLPKCALFLGVVFLASIPGLASLKLLATSRDALPLSERIPTPITQCGSSPEEARRLGCRFEMHNFAWVPPQCYDDELGDDWDSHADWVWSRSPNNSADTDEQFMADCRAGNVRTAWLPWYQHMAHCDIIMKNSLQSSSMNRYMRSVMFFRPMDNWTSNWPHYEHCARMMSRFDMDPMLYNSQIGLKFPTCDYSWFDERQTTTSIKLRPAWHPTADYAVPPYCNSDMKVVYEGIHNYN; from the exons ATGTTCTCTCGGCAATCCGTTTATCAAAAGTTGGACTCGGTTTCTGAAATCGAAGGCTCGTGTTGCGATAGCGATGACCGTGGCTCTATCTATCAGCCCGACCTCAAGTCGCGCTATTACCTTAGTCAAATGCTACCCAAGTGCGCCCTCTTCCTGGGCGTGGTCTTTCTGGCATCAATTCCCGGCCTTGCATCTTTGAAGTTGCTCGCTACCTCTCGCGACGCACTTCCACTGTCAGAAAGGATTCCGACTCCCATCACCCAATGCGGCAGTTCTCCAGAGGAAGCCCGTAGGCTTGGGTGCCGATTTGAGATGCACAACTTTGCGTGGGTACCGCCTCAGTGCTACGATGATGAGCTAGGAGACGACTGGGACTCCCACGCCGACTGGGTCTGGTCGCGGTCTCCAAATAACAGCGCCGACACGGACGAGCAATTCATGGCCGATTGTCGCGCCGGCAACGTGCGCACCGCCTGGCTGCCCTGGTATCAACATATGGCGCATTGCGACATCATCATGAAGAA CTCGCTCCAGTCTAGCAGTATGAATAGGTACATGCGCTCAGTCATGTTCTTTCGTCCCATGGATAATTGGACGTCCAACTGGCCACACTACGAGCATTGTGCGAGGATGATGAGTCGCTTTGATATGGACCCAATGCTCTATAATAGTCAGATAGGTCTCAAATTCCCTACCTGCGACTACTCTTGGTTCGACGAGAGGCAAACAACTACGTCTATCAAGCTACGGCCAGCATGGCATCCCACTGCTGACTATGCGGTACCTCCTTATTGCAATAGCGACATGAAGGTTGTCTACGAAGGTATCCACAACTATAACTAA
- a CDS encoding Phosphotransferase enzyme family protein, which produces MNDQHYKQRMDFVESILQSNGLQAESIEPVEYDINSPFPYNNFIYRVTLLSPTTTAITFKSSQSGDLQPGTVPCPADTESLIVRLANSDPRTGINNTHRVESEVAFMTLVRQALAGSKYSCIVPDVYMWSGVSSGQGISVQQCMPGTIPERGGFEDFSLQDKTVLLGQMADILALLQNYTVPGTVSKYGGLRFDENRNVISGQMTMFTGEPSLTYRDFLRGIFKVKLEEADNNPVIQGWKENGVRTRLDDFIDHRLEKLLGGDDPQKVLVHADLTTNNLLFDPSTLRVTALLDFDFSYVGTVADEFMGFSFGNLCGGTLPGPFESGSQLALRRAMLTGFSESHPVVGASEVQWDIAETWDKELARAGAARPCTIFRFEEIANIYWLQDKVSPFELDNPMMRKRMTAEQVEETRSRTENLIAEFLGRASLSYDTSSEGNNL; this is translated from the exons ATGAACGACCAACACTACAAGCAGCGAATGGACTTCGTCGAGTCCATTCTCCAGTCGAACGGTCTACAA GCAGAGAGCATCGAGCCTGTTGAATATGACATCAATAGCCCGTttccttacaacaacttcATATACCGCGTCACTCTTTTGTCTCCCACCACTACCGCAATAACCTTCAAATCCTCCCAATCCGGTGACCTTCAACCAGGCACCGTGCCATGCCCAGCCGACACAGAGTCTCTTATCGTCAGACTAGCCAATTCGGACCCTCGGACCGGTATCAACAACACTCACCGTGTCGAAAGTGAAGTTGCTTTCATGACCCTCGTACGACAAGCACTTGCTGGGTCCAAGTACAGCTGCATCGTCCCTGACGTTTACATGTGGAGCGGCGTATCTAGTGGTCAAGGTATCAGTGTCCAACAGTGCATGCCTGGAACCATACCTGAGAGAGGGGGGTTTGAGGATTTCTCCCTGCAAGATAAGACAGTCCTTCTTGGTCAGATGGCCGATATCCTAGCTCTACTGCAGAACTACACCGTTCCGGGGACTGTAAGCAAGTATGGAGGCCTGAGGTTTGATGAAAACAGGAATGTCATCAGTGGGCAGATGACCATGTTTACAGGAGAGCCTTCTCTAACGTACAGGGACTTCCTGCGCGGTATATTCAAAgtcaagctcgaggaggcggatAACAATCCTGTCATACAAGGTTGGAAGGAAAATGGGGTACGGACGAGACTTGATGATTTCATTGACCATCGTCTCGAGAAGCTCTTGGGCGGCGATGATCCCCAGAAAGTTCTCGTTCACGCTGATCTCA CTACGAATAACCTACTTTTTGATCCCAGCACGCTTCGGGTAACTGCGCTGCTGGATTTCGACTTCTCCTACGTCGGTACGGTGGCAGATGAGTTCATGGGGTTCTCTTTCGGCAATCTGTGTGGTGGTACACTTCCAGGGCCATTTGAGAGCGGGTCTCAGCTCGCCCTTCGCCGTGCGATGCTGACTGGGTTTTCAGAGAGTCATCCGGTGGTTGGAGCTTCGGAGGTTCAATGGGATATCGCAGAGACCTGGGACAAGGAGCTTGCCCGCGCAGGTGCAGCCAGGCCTTGCACGATCTTTCGCTTCGAGGAAATTGCGAACATCTACTGGCTTCAGGACAAAGTGAGCCCCTTTGAGTTGGACAATCCAATGATGAGGAAGCGGATGACAGCAGAACAGGTAGAGGAGACTCGGAGCAGGACGGAGAATTTGATTGCTGAGTTCTTGGGACGCGCAAGCCTGTCTTATGATACTAGTTCAGAGGGCAACAACCTGTAG
- a CDS encoding Major facilitator superfamily transporter gives MEKSATGYQALDYSDEPSSRDDFPLGSDSHGDNRTRREYRATAHQRGLLLFISVAVLVVIGGGLLYTLQALSPVESEERASLIGVCSNNPEKSRDRGCVFDPMMYNWVQEPCYKRDLSDKYFAAGNWTFFADAEGTQPIAESTIRQGDAITVWVTGDFHHSHCAYILHKRLVAEEAGSIAMDTKSRSIAHTEHCFKWLSKPKPQVFDLVTLNFSREALGCVQGRLGVDCYSPEHAEICWPGQNHSTAHHAIED, from the coding sequence ATGGAGAAATCTGCTACTGGATATCAGGCTCTCGACTATTCGGACGAGCCTTCTTCAAGGGACGACTTTCCGCTTGGTAGTGACTCGCACGGCGACAACAGAACTCGACGCGAATATCGCGCTACGGCGCACCAGCGCGGGCTCTTACTTTTCATATCAGTTGCAGTGCTCGTGGTCATAGGAGGTGGTCTGCTCTACACGCTACAAGCACTGAGTCCGGTTGAATCGGAGGAGAGGGCGTCACTGATCGGAGTCTGCTCCAACAACCCTGAGAAATCTCGCGACAGGGGCTGTGTCTTCGACCCAATGATGTACAACTGGGTGCAAGAGCCCTGTTATAAGAGAGATTTATCAGACAAGTACTTTGCAGCTGGAAACTGGACTTTctttgccgacgccgagggaaCGCAACCAATTGCAGAGTCAACGATCCGCCAAGGCGACGCCATCACCGTGTGGGTGACGGGTGACTTCCACCATAGCCACTGCGCCTACATACTGCACAAGAGGCTGGTTGCGGAGGAAGCGGGCTCCATCGCTATGGACACCAAGTCCCGATCGATCGCTCACACTGAACATTGTTTCAAGTGGCTGAGCAAGCCGAAACCGCAGGTGTTCGACCTCGTCACGCTGAACTTCTCGCGGGAGGCATTGGGCTGCGTCCAGGGGCGACTAGGGGTCGACTGCTACTCGCCCGAGCACGCAGAAATTTGTTGGCCAGGCCAGAATCACTCCACGGCCCACCATGCCATTGAGGACTAG